The Geotalea uraniireducens Rf4 genome window below encodes:
- a CDS encoding BCAM0308 family protein translates to MARVSHRTGVEEKGQRSLRSSDAYLPKRGLKEKSFCKTCGALYHNKRWYMDEAELRTLREEAGINKVVCPACQRIEDGNPAGIVIFSGSYVAKHARDILNAVKHVEAKSMLKNPLGRIMEVKEDENMITISTTEDKLAQKLGREIYKAHHGELHYQWSHEENFVRVNWKKE, encoded by the coding sequence ATGGCACGGGTTTCCCATAGAACAGGAGTGGAAGAAAAGGGGCAAAGGTCTCTCCGGAGCAGTGATGCGTATCTTCCCAAAAGGGGTCTCAAGGAAAAGTCATTCTGCAAAACCTGCGGCGCTCTTTACCACAACAAGCGGTGGTATATGGATGAGGCTGAACTCAGAACGCTCAGAGAAGAAGCCGGGATCAACAAGGTGGTCTGTCCTGCCTGCCAGCGGATCGAGGATGGCAATCCTGCCGGGATCGTCATTTTTTCCGGCAGTTATGTGGCAAAACATGCTCGCGACATCCTCAATGCCGTCAAGCACGTGGAAGCCAAATCCATGCTGAAAAACCCGCTGGGGCGAATCATGGAGGTAAAAGAGGACGAGAACATGATCACCATTTCCACGACCGAAGACAAGCTGGCTCAGAAGCTGGGGCGGGAGATTTACAAGGCCCACCATGGTGAACTGCATTACCAGTGGAGTCATGAAGAAAACTTCGTGAGGGTTAACTGGAAGAAGGAATAA
- a CDS encoding DUF1499 domain-containing protein: MTESPESIPPKAVPKLPLLWTVLALSAASVAVVAGFGTRLGLWHFRTGFAILKWSAYGGGIVAMLSFASALTGLRSRNYSGIFLSACGLLIGLLVAGTVWNWQRIAWEVPPIHDITTDTVNPPRFVDILPMRKDAPNPAVYGGAEIAAKQKTAYPDINTLVLDIPADKAFAAALAAARDMGWEVVATEPKEGRIEATGTTFWFGFKDDVVVRIAPAGYRSLIDVRSVSRVGRSDVGTNARRIRAYLARLKGSG, encoded by the coding sequence ATGACAGAATCGCCTGAATCCATCCCCCCGAAAGCCGTGCCGAAGCTCCCGTTGCTCTGGACCGTCCTCGCCTTGTCCGCCGCTTCTGTTGCCGTTGTGGCGGGTTTCGGCACCCGGCTGGGGCTGTGGCACTTTCGCACCGGTTTCGCCATCCTCAAATGGTCGGCCTACGGCGGTGGAATCGTTGCGATGCTCTCTTTCGCCTCGGCGTTGACCGGCTTGCGAAGCCGCAATTACTCCGGCATCTTCCTGTCCGCCTGCGGACTGCTTATCGGACTTTTAGTTGCAGGAACGGTCTGGAACTGGCAGCGCATTGCCTGGGAGGTACCCCCCATCCACGACATTACCACCGACACCGTCAACCCCCCTCGCTTTGTCGATATCCTGCCCATGCGCAAGGATGCGCCCAATCCAGCGGTATACGGCGGCGCAGAAATTGCCGCAAAGCAGAAAACTGCCTATCCCGACATTAATACGCTCGTGCTCGATATCCCGGCTGACAAGGCGTTTGCTGCGGCTCTGGCTGCGGCGCGGGACATGGGATGGGAGGTCGTTGCCACAGAGCCGAAAGAAGGGCGCATTGAGGCGACGGGTACAACCTTCTGGTTCGGATTCAAGGACGATGTCGTTGTCAGGATCGCCCCGGCGGGATACCGTTCCCTTATCGATGTGCGTTCGGTCTCCCGCGTGGGAAGGAGCGATGTGGGCACCAATGCCCGGAGGATCCGCGCCTACCTGGCAAGGCTGAAGGGGAGCGGCTAG
- a CDS encoding dicarboxylate/amino acid:cation symporter, producing the protein MKKKFYQHLYFQVLLAITVGMLLGNFYPETGVAMKPLGDGFIKLIKMIIAPIIFCTVVTGIAGMEDMKKVGRVGAKALLYFEVVTTFALGIGLLVVSVIEPGVGFNANVATLDTKALNAYTSAAKSHGVTDFLLNIIPSSVVDAFAKGDILQVLLFAVMFGFALSALGARGKGIYRFIDQLSHVLFGIVGVIMKAAPIGAFGAMAFTIGKFGIGSLSQLGLLMGSFYLTCLLFVFVVLGTIARICGFNIFKFIRYIREELLIVLGTSSSESALPRMMAKLEKLGCTKSVVGLVIPTGYSFNLDGTSIYLTMAAIFVAQATNTHLTWTQKLTILFVLLLTSKGAAGVTGSGFVTLAATFAAIPTIPVAGLALILGIDRFMSEARALTNLVGNGIATVVVSKWENELNEEQMQRVLNGEVEDVADDEEPVFDDAEPVAD; encoded by the coding sequence ATGAAAAAAAAGTTTTATCAACATTTGTACTTCCAGGTTTTACTTGCCATTACGGTAGGTATGCTGCTGGGGAATTTTTACCCCGAAACCGGCGTCGCAATGAAACCGCTAGGTGACGGTTTTATCAAGCTGATCAAGATGATCATCGCCCCGATCATTTTCTGCACGGTGGTAACGGGCATTGCCGGGATGGAGGACATGAAGAAGGTCGGCCGTGTCGGCGCCAAGGCGCTTCTGTATTTCGAGGTGGTGACCACCTTTGCCTTGGGCATCGGCCTCCTCGTGGTGAGCGTCATCGAACCGGGTGTCGGCTTCAACGCCAATGTGGCCACATTGGACACCAAGGCCTTGAATGCCTATACGTCGGCGGCAAAGTCGCACGGTGTGACCGATTTCCTGCTGAACATCATTCCCAGCAGCGTCGTCGACGCCTTTGCAAAGGGTGATATTCTCCAGGTGCTTCTCTTTGCCGTCATGTTCGGCTTTGCCCTCTCCGCTTTAGGCGCGAGGGGAAAAGGAATCTACCGGTTCATCGACCAGCTGTCCCACGTGCTGTTCGGCATTGTCGGCGTTATCATGAAGGCAGCGCCGATCGGCGCCTTCGGTGCCATGGCCTTTACCATCGGCAAATTCGGCATCGGTTCGCTTTCCCAGCTAGGCTTGCTGATGGGGAGCTTTTACCTGACCTGTCTGCTCTTCGTCTTCGTTGTCCTGGGCACCATCGCCCGCATATGCGGCTTCAACATCTTCAAGTTCATCCGATACATCCGGGAGGAACTGCTCATCGTCCTCGGAACTTCGTCGTCCGAGTCGGCGCTGCCCCGCATGATGGCCAAGCTGGAAAAACTCGGCTGCACCAAGTCGGTGGTCGGGCTGGTGATCCCGACCGGTTATTCGTTCAACCTTGACGGCACTTCGATATATCTGACCATGGCGGCGATTTTCGTTGCCCAGGCAACCAACACTCACCTTACCTGGACGCAGAAGCTGACCATTCTCTTTGTCCTGCTCCTGACTTCCAAGGGGGCTGCCGGCGTTACCGGCAGCGGCTTCGTCACCCTGGCGGCCACCTTTGCCGCAATCCCCACCATACCGGTTGCCGGCCTGGCGCTCATCCTCGGCATCGATCGCTTCATGTCCGAAGCACGCGCCCTTACCAACCTCGTCGGCAACGGCATTGCGACGGTGGTCGTTTCAAAATGGGAGAACGAACTGAACGAGGAACAGATGCAGCGGGTGTTGAACGGCGAGGTCGAAGATGTGGCTGACGACGAAGAACCGGTGTTCGATGATGCGGAACCGGTAGCAGACTGA
- a CDS encoding peroxiredoxin-like family protein, which translates to MTTGQEGINPELQAELQRLQDENLAKLPPDTVAAMRKATMELVQSGIADRALKPGEKAPDFSLPNAVGKEVQLHGLLNAGPVVATFYRGAWUPYCSLQLRAYQKILPQILTLGATLVAISPQTPDRSQATLLKNFLEYEVLSDLGNKVARQFGLVYPIAEEMRSIYQGFGVHLPEYNGDESWELPLPGTFVIDRKATIRLAFVNADYTNRLEPAAILDSLQQLQRV; encoded by the coding sequence GTGACAACCGGGCAAGAAGGAATCAATCCGGAATTGCAAGCTGAATTGCAAAGGCTCCAGGATGAAAATCTTGCGAAACTCCCCCCGGATACGGTGGCGGCCATGCGCAAGGCGACCATGGAGCTGGTGCAATCCGGTATTGCCGACCGGGCGCTGAAACCGGGAGAAAAGGCGCCCGATTTCTCCCTCCCCAATGCCGTCGGCAAAGAGGTGCAGCTCCATGGCTTGCTGAACGCCGGGCCGGTGGTGGCAACATTCTACCGGGGAGCGTGGTGACCATACTGTAGCCTGCAGTTGCGGGCTTACCAGAAGATCCTCCCTCAGATCCTGACACTCGGCGCTACGCTTGTGGCCATCTCTCCGCAGACCCCGGACCGATCCCAGGCGACCCTGTTAAAGAACTTCCTCGAATACGAGGTGCTGAGCGATCTCGGGAACAAGGTCGCCCGGCAATTCGGCCTCGTCTATCCCATTGCCGAAGAGATGCGCTCCATTTATCAAGGCTTCGGCGTCCATCTGCCCGAGTACAACGGTGATGAATCCTGGGAACTGCCGCTCCCCGGAACGTTCGTCATCGACCGGAAGGCGACGATCCGCCTCGCCTTTGTCAATGCGGACTACACCAACCGCCTTGAGCCCGCAGCCATCCTCGACTCGCTACAGCAATTGCAAAGGGTTTAG
- a CDS encoding S8 family serine peptidase has product MCGQIKRCASLSVFFIVLLYLGGSPAWAKEFSKHKVQINGIVIDVKGKEPAVPEILEPRVDKGRRKWVVQFTGPIHEEEKAKVEELGCRLLDYLPDFAFLATMDDTAKKAVKKLPYIEGVVRFKPAHKLREKLREKATARPSGEKIRIHLRLDDPANVRDVLAVVQQMEGDVLDVGRDTLRVAVDTTSIAKLAAIEEVSWIDEHFDMQLFNDTTRWVIQTDIPDNTEIWDQKIHGEGQIIGIGDTGLDYDMPWFRDPAGAPIGTGHRKIVGYDTTYGDDYDASTPGHGTHVTDTVAGDRTPVDGLSNANGMAPKARVFIQDLTPGGSNAVYPPDDLGLMFTAAYNVGARFHTNSWGNDDGSYSSFAASADRFLWEHKEFLALFANGNAGPGLSTVGNPATAKNVISVGATYNGSSAENMASFSSNGPTADGRIKPTVTAPGYGIISADSDGLKDSSNNGTLGMSGTSMATPAVAGAAALVRQYFIDGFHPLGIATPINAFTPSAALVKAVVVNSAQNMTGTGTGGPIPATGQGWGRINLANALPFAGEAGRLAVVDEGGGLGTDKNWSRQFLVPGGQPFKVTLVWTDYPGTIGAVKAIVNDLDLAVSTPDGTVLTGNAFTNGESFAGGTPDRLNVEEQVLVQAPVPGIYTVSVTGYNVPYAPQPFALAITGASGVTSRGTISLDRQRYNSSSTLQIQIADRDLNSDPTKVEQVPILVVSTAESSGETVVLTESAPNIAIFSGSIPIAAAPVVPGDGRLQGADGDTITAIYHDANDGSGKSATVTAAAFVDNVPPAISNLAVTGITDTAATITWTTNEPANSVLNYGDTPAMGGVSADKKLATEHSMRLTALLEAATYHVAAKSTDEAGNTAGSSAILFTTLNLPPSLTVTSSEGSTTYQPSTVITGVCTDPSGVSSVTINGTVANYRPSDGYYSLPVALQVGDNGFTVAATDTLGKTTSLTITVTRLQPSDLFVQSVAGPPSAVQGSTITITDTVCNGGPGDATGFSVGFYLSSDQNLSSDDMLIGSRNVASIAAGTCPSGTTRAPIPPTAPGGSLYLIACADYTNRLVETNKNNNTLAGNQITLPNPQLAPPSSINVPAGNTTGSFQVSWSPSNVSGVTYVLEYSKDNGAYTSAYNGTYTWANLTVPASGTYTFRVKAAKTGYTDSAYSATRSCSVTLICGAPASISVPSGNTTGSFQVSWSPSNVSGVTYVLEYSKDNGAYTSAYNGTYTWANLTVPASGTYTFRVKAAKTGYTDSAYSATKSCSVTLICGAPASISVPSGNTTGSFQVSWSPSNVSGVTYVLEYSKDNGAYTSAYKGTYTWANLTVPASGTYTFRVKAAKTGYTDSAYSATKSCSVILICGAPASISVPSGNTTGSFQVSWSPSNVSGVTYVLEYSKDNGAYTSAYNGTYTWANLTVPASGTYTFRVKAAKTGYTDSAYSATKSCSVTLICGAPASISVPSGNTTGSFQVSWSPSNVSGVTYVLEYSKDNGAYTSAYSGTYTWANLTVPASGTYTFRVKAAKTGYTDSAYSATKSCSVTLICGAPASISVPSGNTTGSFQVSWSPSNVSGVTYVLEYSKDNGAYTSAYKGTYTWANLTVPASGTYTFRVKAAKTGYTDSAYSATKSCSVTLICGAPASISVPASSTTGSFQVSWSRSNVSGVTYVLEYSKDNGAYTSAFRGPYTWANLTVPARGTYTFRVKATKTGYADSAWKVSSSIVVNRK; this is encoded by the coding sequence ATGTGCGGCCAGATCAAGAGATGCGCCTCGCTATCGGTCTTCTTCATCGTTCTGCTGTATCTGGGAGGAAGCCCAGCCTGGGCGAAAGAGTTTTCGAAGCACAAGGTGCAGATCAATGGGATTGTCATAGACGTGAAGGGGAAGGAACCGGCGGTGCCGGAGATCCTGGAACCCAGAGTGGACAAGGGCCGACGCAAGTGGGTCGTCCAGTTTACCGGGCCGATTCACGAGGAGGAAAAAGCGAAAGTGGAGGAGCTGGGGTGCCGGCTTCTCGATTACCTCCCCGATTTTGCCTTTCTGGCAACCATGGATGACACTGCGAAAAAAGCCGTGAAGAAACTTCCGTACATCGAGGGAGTGGTCCGTTTCAAACCGGCCCACAAGCTTCGCGAAAAGCTCCGGGAGAAGGCGACTGCCCGGCCATCGGGCGAGAAGATCAGGATCCACCTGAGGCTCGATGACCCTGCCAACGTGCGCGACGTGCTGGCCGTGGTGCAGCAGATGGAGGGAGATGTTCTCGACGTGGGCCGCGATACACTCCGGGTGGCTGTCGACACAACGTCCATTGCAAAGCTTGCGGCTATCGAGGAAGTAAGCTGGATTGACGAGCACTTCGACATGCAGCTTTTCAATGATACGACGCGTTGGGTGATCCAGACCGACATCCCCGATAACACGGAGATATGGGACCAGAAGATCCACGGCGAGGGCCAGATCATAGGTATCGGCGATACCGGGCTCGACTACGACATGCCATGGTTCCGTGACCCGGCCGGGGCGCCGATCGGCACGGGGCACCGGAAGATTGTCGGCTACGACACGACCTACGGCGACGACTACGATGCCAGCACCCCGGGCCACGGGACTCACGTTACGGACACGGTGGCAGGCGACCGCACGCCGGTGGACGGACTCTCCAATGCCAACGGCATGGCGCCCAAGGCCCGGGTTTTCATACAGGATCTGACGCCGGGAGGAAGCAACGCAGTCTATCCCCCCGATGACCTGGGGCTCATGTTCACTGCCGCTTACAACGTCGGGGCTCGTTTCCACACTAACAGCTGGGGAAACGACGACGGGTCCTACAGTTCCTTCGCGGCGAGCGCCGACCGCTTCCTGTGGGAACACAAGGAATTCCTTGCTTTGTTCGCCAACGGCAACGCCGGGCCGGGGTTATCCACGGTCGGCAACCCGGCGACCGCCAAGAATGTCATCAGCGTCGGTGCCACCTATAACGGCAGCAGTGCCGAGAACATGGCTTCGTTCAGCAGTAACGGCCCAACCGCTGACGGTCGGATCAAGCCGACGGTGACCGCACCCGGCTATGGCATCATCTCCGCCGATTCTGACGGCTTGAAAGACAGTTCCAACAACGGCACGCTCGGCATGAGCGGCACATCCATGGCCACGCCGGCCGTAGCCGGAGCTGCTGCGCTGGTCCGTCAGTATTTCATCGACGGCTTCCACCCCTTGGGCATCGCCACCCCGATCAATGCGTTCACCCCTTCGGCCGCCCTGGTCAAGGCGGTGGTTGTCAACAGCGCCCAGAACATGACCGGAACCGGCACCGGTGGCCCGATCCCCGCCACCGGCCAGGGTTGGGGAAGGATCAATCTCGCCAACGCGCTCCCCTTTGCCGGGGAGGCCGGGAGACTTGCAGTGGTGGACGAGGGGGGCGGACTTGGGACGGACAAGAACTGGAGCAGGCAGTTCCTGGTGCCGGGCGGGCAGCCCTTCAAGGTAACCCTGGTCTGGACCGACTACCCAGGGACCATCGGCGCGGTAAAAGCAATAGTTAACGACCTCGACCTGGCGGTGAGTACCCCCGACGGAACGGTTCTGACGGGAAATGCCTTTACCAACGGCGAATCGTTTGCCGGCGGCACTCCTGATCGGCTCAACGTCGAGGAGCAGGTCCTGGTCCAGGCACCGGTTCCCGGAATATACACGGTCTCCGTCACAGGCTACAACGTTCCCTACGCTCCACAACCCTTTGCCCTCGCCATCACCGGGGCTTCGGGGGTAACATCCCGGGGAACGATCAGCCTCGACAGGCAGAGGTACAATTCCAGCAGCACTCTCCAGATACAGATAGCCGACCGTGATCTGAACAGTGATCCGACCAAGGTGGAGCAGGTGCCGATACTCGTTGTCAGCACTGCAGAATCGTCCGGGGAGACGGTCGTCCTCACCGAATCCGCCCCGAATATCGCCATTTTTTCCGGAAGCATTCCTATTGCAGCCGCACCGGTCGTTCCCGGCGACGGCCGGCTCCAGGGTGCCGACGGCGATACCATCACTGCCATCTACCATGATGCCAACGACGGCTCGGGGAAATCGGCAACGGTAACAGCCGCAGCTTTTGTGGACAATGTCCCGCCGGCCATCTCGAACCTCGCCGTCACCGGCATCACCGACACTGCGGCGACCATTACCTGGACCACCAACGAACCGGCAAACTCGGTGCTTAATTACGGCGACACCCCGGCCATGGGAGGGGTGTCCGCCGACAAGAAGCTGGCAACAGAACACAGCATGCGCCTCACCGCCTTGCTGGAAGCAGCGACTTACCATGTTGCGGCAAAATCCACCGATGAAGCGGGAAATACGGCTGGCAGCAGTGCCATCTTATTTACGACGTTGAACCTCCCCCCATCCCTGACCGTTACTTCCTCAGAGGGAAGCACGACCTACCAGCCCTCCACCGTCATCACCGGAGTGTGTACCGATCCATCGGGGGTGAGCTCGGTGACGATCAACGGAACCGTGGCCAACTACCGGCCAAGCGACGGCTACTACAGTCTTCCAGTGGCTTTGCAAGTGGGGGACAACGGTTTCACGGTAGCGGCGACCGATACCCTTGGCAAGACGACATCCCTCACCATCACGGTCACGCGTCTCCAACCATCCGATCTGTTCGTGCAGAGTGTTGCAGGGCCGCCCTCCGCCGTCCAGGGGAGCACGATCACGATCACTGATACTGTCTGCAATGGCGGTCCGGGCGATGCCACGGGATTTTCGGTCGGATTCTACCTCTCCAGCGACCAGAACCTCTCTTCAGATGACATGCTGATCGGCAGCCGGAACGTGGCGTCTATCGCAGCCGGAACCTGCCCCAGTGGGACAACCCGGGCACCCATTCCCCCTACAGCGCCCGGCGGATCCCTGTACCTTATTGCCTGCGCTGATTACACGAATCGGCTGGTTGAAACAAACAAGAACAACAATACCCTTGCCGGAAATCAGATTACATTGCCTAATCCCCAACTTGCCCCCCCCTCCTCGATCAACGTGCCGGCAGGCAATACCACGGGGAGTTTCCAGGTAAGCTGGAGCCCCAGCAACGTTAGCGGGGTAACCTACGTTCTGGAGTACAGCAAGGACAACGGCGCCTACACCTCCGCCTACAACGGAACCTACACCTGGGCGAACCTTACTGTCCCCGCCAGCGGGACATACACCTTCAGGGTGAAGGCGGCCAAGACGGGTTACACAGACAGCGCCTACTCGGCAACCAGAAGCTGCTCGGTAACATTGATCTGCGGCGCCCCCGCCTCGATCAGCGTGCCGTCAGGCAATACCACGGGGAGTTTCCAGGTAAGCTGGAGCCCCAGCAATGTTAGCGGGGTGACCTACGTTCTGGAGTACAGCAAGGACAACGGCGCCTACACCTCCGCCTACAACGGAACCTACACCTGGGCGAACCTTACTGTCCCCGCCAGCGGGACATACACCTTCAGGGTGAAGGCGGCCAAGACGGGTTACACAGACAGCGCCTACTCGGCAACCAAAAGCTGCTCGGTAACATTGATCTGCGGCGCCCCCGCCTCGATCAGCGTGCCGTCAGGCAATACCACGGGGAGTTTCCAGGTAAGCTGGAGCCCCAGCAATGTTAGCGGGGTGACCTACGTTCTGGAGTACAGCAAGGACAACGGCGCCTACACCTCCGCCTACAAAGGGACCTACACCTGGGCGAACCTTACTGTCCCCGCCAGCGGAACGTACACCTTCAGGGTGAAGGCGGCCAAGACGGGTTACACAGACAGCGCCTACTCGGCAACCAAAAGCTGCTCGGTAATATTGATCTGCGGCGCCCCCGCCTCGATCAGCGTGCCGTCAGGCAATACCACGGGGAGTTTCCAGGTAAGCTGGAGCCCCAGCAATGTTAGCGGGGTGACCTACGTTCTGGAGTACAGCAAGGACAACGGCGCCTACACCTCCGCCTACAACGGAACCTACACCTGGGCGAACCTTACTGTCCCCGCCAGCGGAACGTACACCTTCAGGGTGAAGGCGGCCAAGACGGGTTACACAGACAGCGCCTACTCGGCAACCAAAAGCTGCTCGGTAACATTGATCTGCGGCGCCCCCGCCTCGATCAGCGTGCCGTCAGGCAATACCACGGGGAGTTTCCAGGTAAGCTGGAGCCCCAGCAATGTCAGCGGGGTGACCTACGTTCTGGAGTACAGCAAGGACAACGGCGCCTACACCTCCGCCTACAGCGGGACCTACACCTGGGCGAACCTTACCGTCCCCGCCAGCGGGACGTATACCTTCAGGGTGAAGGCGGCCAAGACGGGTTACACAGACAGCGCCTACTCGGCAACCAAAAGCTGCTCGGTAACATTGATCTGCGGCGCCCCCGCCTCGATCAGCGTGCCGTCAGGCAATACCACGGGGAGTTTCCAGGTAAGCTGGAGCCCCAGCAATGTCAGCGGGGTGACCTACGTTCTGGAGTACAGCAAGGACAACGGCGCCTACACCTCCGCCTACAAAGGGACCTACACCTGGGCGAACCTTACTGTCCCCGCCAGCGGGACATACACCTTCAGGGTGAAGGCGGCCAAGACGGGTTACACCGACAGCGCCTACTCGGCAACCAAAAGCTGCTCGGTAACATTGATCTGCGGCGCCCCCGCCTCGATCAGCGTGCCGGCGAGCAGCACCACGGGGAGTTTCCAGGTAAGCTGGAGCCGCAGCAATGTTAGCGGGGTGACCTACGTTCTGGAGTACAGCAAGGACAACGGCGCCTATACCTCCGCCTTCAGAGGGCCTTACACCTGGGCGAATCTCACTGTCCCAGCAAGAGGAACGTACACCTTCAGGGTGAAGGCGACCAAGACAGGTTACGCCGACAGTGCCTGGAAAGTGTCAAGCAGCATTGTGGTAAACCGCAAATGA
- a CDS encoding nuclear transport factor 2 family protein, protein MDASDYQKIRQLFDDYLRMYSSRDDRLTTYFSEDFSGFTGGGDFLVKDREEWVAITRQDFAKVKDPIHIELKDLAIQSLADTIAVATSFFTIHLPIEDHILSRETARLVLIFRKESAGWKISHSSISIPYYLVREGEVYPMKELVERNQYLEELVAERTIQLSEANDKLLRTNEELAREIAGHKQAEEALRQSETYYRLLTEDASDVVWKIDSDYRFTYISPADERLRGYRAEEVIGHHVFEIFDEEGIASLKKTALQRQEAEQNGTERGQAP, encoded by the coding sequence ATGGATGCAAGTGACTATCAGAAAATCCGGCAACTGTTTGACGACTACCTGCGGATGTATTCATCCCGCGATGATCGGCTCACCACGTATTTCAGCGAGGACTTTTCCGGCTTTACCGGAGGCGGGGATTTTCTGGTCAAAGACAGGGAAGAATGGGTCGCGATTACCCGCCAGGACTTCGCCAAGGTCAAAGATCCGATCCATATCGAACTCAAGGACCTGGCCATCCAGTCACTGGCCGATACGATCGCCGTCGCGACCAGCTTCTTCACCATTCACCTGCCGATCGAAGACCACATCCTGTCACGAGAGACAGCCCGCCTGGTGCTGATTTTCCGCAAGGAATCCGCGGGCTGGAAAATCTCGCACAGCAGTATTTCCATTCCCTACTACCTGGTTCGTGAAGGCGAAGTCTATCCCATGAAGGAACTGGTGGAGCGTAACCAGTACCTGGAAGAGCTGGTCGCCGAACGGACGATTCAGCTTTCCGAGGCAAACGATAAGCTGTTAAGAACAAATGAAGAACTGGCGAGAGAGATTGCAGGGCACAAGCAGGCCGAGGAGGCGCTGCGGCAGAGCGAGACCTACTACCGACTGTTGACAGAGGATGCATCCGATGTGGTCTGGAAGATAGACAGCGATTATCGTTTCACCTATATCAGCCCGGCGGACGAGCGCCTGCGCGGCTACAGGGCCGAGGAAGTGATCGGCCACCATGTTTTCGAAATCTTTGACGAAGAAGGGATCGCATCTCTCAAGAAAACAGCCCTACAGCGGCAGGAGGCCGAACAGAACGGAACGGAACGCGGACAGGCACCTTAA
- a CDS encoding hybrid sensor histidine kinase/response regulator — translation MGNVSFAQMFLDASHKSYKPLAEAEKASVRAGELAHQLLTFARGGEPVKKLVSLLQLVNETVSLVLSGSNVKGTIEIPDSIHAIEADEGQMSQVFHNIIINATQAMPDGGTLTVTARNASLDSANTMNLPGGRYVRLSFADQGCGIPDGDLNKVFNPYFTTKSSGSGLGLASAHSIVNRHGGHIGVSSVPGKGTTFTIHLPSIGETYSTHQTDSVAQSADAHTGGSILVMDDEEFIRDITTEMLEYLGYQATACENGAEAIVQYKAARESGVPFSAVIMDLTIPGGMGGKEAAQQILDIDPKACLIVSSGYSNDPVMADYSAYGFNGAIAKPYNMTEFGQLLSSKLSTRQAPGQRI, via the coding sequence ATGGGAAACGTATCCTTTGCGCAGATGTTCCTGGATGCCAGCCACAAGTCGTATAAGCCACTGGCTGAAGCCGAAAAAGCATCGGTAAGGGCCGGAGAACTCGCCCATCAACTCCTGACCTTTGCCCGCGGTGGCGAACCGGTCAAGAAACTGGTTTCACTCCTGCAGCTTGTGAATGAAACCGTCTCGCTTGTTCTGAGTGGCTCAAACGTCAAGGGAACTATCGAAATCCCCGACTCGATCCACGCCATCGAAGCGGACGAAGGGCAGATGAGCCAGGTATTCCACAACATCATCATCAACGCCACGCAGGCGATGCCGGATGGCGGGACTCTGACCGTCACCGCACGGAACGCGTCTCTGGACAGTGCAAACACCATGAACCTTCCGGGCGGCAGATATGTCAGGCTGTCATTCGCCGATCAGGGGTGCGGGATACCGGATGGTGATCTGAATAAGGTATTCAACCCCTACTTCACGACCAAGTCGTCTGGAAGCGGGCTTGGGCTCGCTTCGGCCCACTCGATAGTAAACAGGCATGGCGGCCATATCGGCGTCAGTTCAGTACCGGGTAAAGGTACAACCTTCACAATCCATCTGCCATCAATCGGCGAGACATATTCTACACATCAAACCGACTCTGTCGCGCAGTCTGCCGATGCTCATACGGGCGGTTCCATTCTTGTCATGGATGACGAGGAGTTTATCCGGGATATAACGACTGAAATGTTGGAATATCTGGGATATCAGGCGACAGCATGTGAGAATGGCGCAGAGGCAATAGTGCAATATAAAGCTGCAAGGGAATCAGGGGTGCCCTTTTCTGCAGTTATCATGGATCTGACCATACCGGGAGGCATGGGAGGAAAGGAGGCAGCACAGCAGATTCTGGACATCGATCCGAAGGCGTGCCTGATTGTGTCCAGCGGCTATTCAAATGATCCGGTCATGGCTGACTACAGTGCCTATGGTTTCAATGGTGCGATAGCGAAGCCTTACAACATGACGGAATTCGGGCAACTGCTGAGCTCGAAGTTGTCTACGCGACAGGCTCCTGGACAACGAATCTGA